The Clostridia bacterium genome segment AAAAGGAAATAAAAAAAAGAGTCCTTGCGGACTCTTGGGACAACTACCGGTCTTTCATGGGAGTATACGTGCGCCGCGGTGCCACGCACTTGTAGGCAGGTCTGATAATCCGGCCGCCGTTTACCAGTTCCTCCAGCCGGTGGGCACTCCAGCCGGAAATCCTGGCCACGGCAAAGATCGGCGTGAACAATTCCGTCGGGATGCCCAGCATTTTGTAGACAAAACCGGAATAGAAATCCACGTTGGCGCTAACGCCTTTGTAAATCTTCCTGACTTTACCGATCACCTCAGGGGCCAGCCTTTCCACTGTTTCGTAGAGCTTGAACTCATCTTCCAAGCCCTTGTCCCTGGCCAGCTGCTCGCACATCCCCTTCAGGATAACCGCCCGCGGGTCGGAAATGGAATACACGGCATGTCCAATGCCATAGATGAGGCCGGTGCGGTCAAAAGCTTCTTTGCTCAGGATCTTATTCAGGTAATCGGCAATTTCCCCTTCATCATCCCAGTTCTTAATGTTCTGCTTCAGGTCATCAAACATCTGAATGACCTTGATGTTGGCTCCGCCGTGCCTCGGGCCTTTCAATGCTCCCAGGGCAGCCGCCATGACCGAGTAAGTATCCGTGTGCGTAGAAGTAATCACGTGGGTGGTGAAGCTGGAGTTGTTACCGCCCCCGTGGTCTGCGTGAAGCACGAGAGCCAAGTCCAATAAGGTAGCTTCCAGCTTCGTAAACTGGTTGTCAGGCCGCAGCATGTGCAGGATGTTCTCCGCCGTACTCAGTTCCGGCTTCGGGCTGTGGATGATCAGGCTGCTGTCGCCGTAGTAGTGGTGGTAAGCCTGGTAGCCGTACACCGCCAGCAGGGGAAAACAAGCGATTAAATGCAGGCACTGCCGCAGCACGTTGGGAATGGAAATATCGTCTGCCTTTTCATCATAGCTGTACAGGGCCAGCACGCTTCGCGCCATGGCGTTCATCAAATCCCGGCTGGGAGCTTTCATGATGATGTCCCGCACAAAACTCCTGGGCAAGCTCCGGTAGCCGGCCAAAAGCTCTGTAAACTCTTGTAGTTCGCTCTTACTGGGCAAGTCACCGAAAAGCAAAAGGTACGTCGTCTCTTCAAAACCAGGCCGCCCGTCATCCAAAAAACCTTTCGTCAAATCATTAATGCTAATCCCGCGATAGTAGAGCTCCCCCGGAATGGGCACTACTTCGTTTTCGTCAATGATATAGGCATGCACTTCCGCGATCTCCGTCAGGCCGGCCAGCACACCCCTGCCGCTTTCATCCCGCAGCCCCCGCTTCACCTGGTACTTGTCGTACAATTCGGGATTAATGGGAACACATTTTTCCGCCAGTTGACTGAGTTTTTCTAACATTACGGCATCATACCTTTCTTCCTTAAATAGTATGGTGCTGGAAAGGACTGATTAATATTAACTTTTATTATATCATTAGGGTGCGCTGGAAATAAACAAAAATTTATTTCATTCTAAAAAAAAAAGATCCAGGGAACGATGGTCCCTGGACCGCAGCAGTACTTAGAAAGGGGGGATGGAGTATCTATCTACGCTAAGCCAGGTGCTTAGCTACTAATTCCGCCAAATCCATGGCTTCCACTTTGCCCTCTTCATCCTTGGCCTTCAGCCCGTCAACCAGCATGATCAAGCAGAAGGGGCAGGCCGTGCCCACAACTTGGGCCCCGGTGGATAAGGCTTGATCCGTCCGGGCTTCGTTAATCTTAGTGCCGAGCCGCTCCTCCAGCCACATCCTTCCGCCGCCGGCACCGCAGCAGAAGCTCTTGTCGTGATGGCGCGGCATTTCCACCAGCCTCGCCCCGGGCAGGGCGGACACGATTTGCCGCGGCTCCCCGTAAATGTCGTTGTAACGTCCCAGATAGCAGGAGTCATGGTAGACCACGGTCTTGCCGAAGTCCCCGCTGAGCTTGATCTTACCGGAGGCAATCAGTTCACTGATGAACTGGGTATGGTGGATAACTTCGAATTCCGCACCCAACTGGGCATAGTCCACCTTAAAGGTCTGGTAACAGTGGGGGCACTGGGTGATGATCTTTTTCACCCCGTAGTTCTTCATGGTTTCAATATTTTCTTCCGCCAGCATCTTGAACAGGTATTCGTTACCTAGGCGGCGGGCGGAATCCCCGCAGCATTTCTCCTCAATGCCCAGAATGCCGAAGCTGACGCCGGCGGCTTGCAGGATCTGCACAATAGCTTTTGAAACCCGCTGGTTCCGGTCGTCAAAAGCACCGGCGCAACCGGGCCAGTACAGGTACTCCACTTCGGGATTTTCCTCCAATGTGGTTACGCCCAAACCTTCCGCCCAGTTGGCCCGCTCGGTATAACCGACACCCCATGGGTTGGCGTTGTTTTCCATATTCCGGAAAGCCAGCTGCATCTCGGCCGGGAACTCACTTTCCGTCAAGGTCAGGTACCGCCTCAGTTCGATGGTCTTATGAATATGCTCGATCATGGCAGGGCACTGCTCCTGGCAAGCCCGGCAGGTGGTGCAGGCCCAGATCTCTTCCTCGGAGACCACATCACGGACGAGGTTCTCTTCAAAAGCGGCGATAGCTTCCGCACCGGCGGCTACTTCCAGTTGCGCGCCCTGCTGCCGCAGCGCTTCCCTGGCCGCCACTAAATGCGGTGCCTTGGCATGCAGGTGGGCCCGCATATTCTGCACCATGCGTTTCGGGGACAGGGGTTTGCCGGTGAGATGAGCAGGACAGTTATCCTGGCACCGGCCGCAGCGGACACAGGCTTCCAGGTCAAAGAGATGCTTCCAGGAAAAACTCTCTATCCTGTCCGTCCCGTAAACCTCCACGTCCTCGTCTTCAAAATCAATGGGCGACAAGGTACCGGGAGGCGTAAGGGGGCTGAAAAACTGGTCCGCCGGGATGAGAATAATGTGTACCAGCTTGGAATAGGGAATGTAAGCGATGAAGGCCATGGCAATCATCATGTGGAACCACCAGAGGAACTTGTGCCAGGCCTGCATCTGTTCCACCGTCATCCCGCTAAACAGCAGGGACACCACATAACCCACCGGCTGCCAGGCTACCCAGGGGTCCCCGGTAGCGGCAATCCGCAGCCCTTCCACGATAAAGCCCGTGAACAAGATAGCGCCGATGAGCAGCAAAGCCCACCCGTCGTCCTTACGGTTATCCAACCGGTCCGGCTTTTGCACATAACGCCGCCAGGCAAAGACCACTATGCCCGCCAGGGCGAAAAAGCCGCCCAAATCCATGAGCAGGGACAGGATTAGGTAAAAATTGCCGTAAAAGATCTGGAGCCCAAAGTCAGCCTGTAACGCCACAATAAATGTGCCAAAGAGCATAATCACAAAGCCCCAAAAGATGACAAAGTGGCTCCACCCGGGCAGCTTATCTCTTAGAATACGGCCGTGGCTGAAGGTCTCCTTAATCACCGTTTTTATGCGCCGGCCGATTTGATCCGTGCGAAGCTCCGCTTGCCCTAAACGCCATAAATTGTATTGCTGGTATACCCCGTGGGCGAAGATAGCCACGGCAATAATGAAAACCGCATACAGCCAAAAATGCCCGGAAATATTCCAGTAGATTTCCCTGGTCGGTACACCCACGTTGGCTAAAGTGATCAACGGGTTTCACCCCTCTCAAAAAGTGTCGCATGGAAGCTGTGGTAAGAGGGGTTGCCGCCCTGCCCGGTGCAGCCGGGCCGGCCGGCAACCCCCTGGACTTTAGGCCGGACGCTCGCTTACCACTTTCTTCAGTTCGTCTCTCAGGACCGGCAGCACTTGGAACAAGTCACCGACGATGCCGAAGTCGGCTACTTTGAAGATATTCGCTTCCGGATCCTTGTTAATGGCCACGATATACCTGGAGGAACCCATGCCCGCCAGGTGCTGGATGGCACCGGAAATACCCACGGCGATGTACAGCACCGGCGACACGGTCTTACCCGTTTGGCCTACCTGGTCACTGTGCTCCCGCCAACCGGAATCCACGGCGGCCCGGGAAGCACCAACGGCAGCGCCGAGGATATCGGCAATTTCCTCCAGCATCTTGAAGTTTTCCGGACCTTTCATGCCCCGGCCGCCGCTGATGATGATTTCCGCTTCCGTCAGTTCCGGGCGGCCCGTAGCTTTCTCGATGACCTCTTTCACAATGACCCGCAAAGCATCGGGACTGATTTCCACCGGTACGTCCACGACTTCCGGATTCTTGCTTCCTTCCGCCGGCACACTGCCCAGGGCATTGGGACGGAAAGTGACGAATAAAGCGGCGCCGTTAGGTTTCACGGTGCTGAATGCTTTACCGGCGTAGATGGGTTTGGTCAGCACCAGTTCACCGTTTTCCACTTTGGCAGCGGTACAATCGCTGGCTAAACCGGCTTCCAGCCTTTGGGCCAACCGCGGCGCCAGGTCTTTACCGGTAGCGGTATGGCTCAAGAACACGTAATCGGGCTGCTCTTTCAGCAGTACTTTGCCCACCACGTCAGTATAAGCGGCGGTGCTGTAATCAGCCAGTTTTTGGTCATCACAGACGAAGATTTTATCTACACCGTAGGCGGCCACTTGGTCTACCAATCCTTTCACATTGTGGCCCGGGATAACAGCCATCAGCTCTGCTCCCAGCTCGTTCGCCAAGCGGCGCCCGGCGCCCAAGAGTTCATGGGTGGCTTTTCTCAAAGCCCCCTTCTTTTGTTCTACGATGACAAAGACCTTGCCCATGGTTTCCCCTCCTCTAGATAACCTTCGCTTCATTAGTCAGGAAATCAATCAGCTGCTTGACTGCGTCCGCAGGTTCGGCTTCCACCTTCTTACCTGCCTGCCTGGCTTCCGGCAGCTGGTACCCAACCACCTGAGCTTTGCTGCCTTCAGCAGCCAGGCCCAAATCCTGCAGGCTGAGCACCTTCAGTTCTTTTTTCTTCGCCTGCATAATCCCCTTCAAGGACGGGTAACGAGGCTCATTCAAACCTTTCTGGGCGGCTATTAAAGCCGGCAGGGGAACTTCCAGCACTTCTACCGCACCGTCACCTTCACGGTGGCAAACGGCTTTGCCGTCGCCCAGTTCCAACTTGGTGACTACCGTCGCTTGGGGCAGCCCTAAGACTTCGGCAAGACGGCCGGGCAGCTGGGCACTTTGATCGTCAATGGCCATCCA includes the following:
- a CDS encoding electron transfer flavoprotein subunit beta/FixA family protein, encoding MNIVVLVKQTFDTEAKIQLTADGKISDQGVNLIMNPYDEFAVEEAIRIKEAKGGEVTVVSLGGDKAQEALRQALAMGADKAVLINDPALAGADHYVVAKVLAKALEGMSYDLILTGWMAIDDQSAQLPGRLAEVLGLPQATVVTKLELGDGKAVCHREGDGAVEVLEVPLPALIAAQKGLNEPRYPSLKGIMQAKKKELKVLSLQDLGLAAEGSKAQVVGYQLPEARQAGKKVEAEPADAVKQLIDFLTNEAKVI
- a CDS encoding electron transfer flavoprotein subunit alpha/FixB family protein, which codes for MGKVFVIVEQKKGALRKATHELLGAGRRLANELGAELMAVIPGHNVKGLVDQVAAYGVDKIFVCDDQKLADYSTAAYTDVVGKVLLKEQPDYVFLSHTATGKDLAPRLAQRLEAGLASDCTAAKVENGELVLTKPIYAGKAFSTVKPNGAALFVTFRPNALGSVPAEGSKNPEVVDVPVEISPDALRVIVKEVIEKATGRPELTEAEIIISGGRGMKGPENFKMLEEIADILGAAVGASRAAVDSGWREHSDQVGQTGKTVSPVLYIAVGISGAIQHLAGMGSSRYIVAINKDPEANIFKVADFGIVGDLFQVLPVLRDELKKVVSERPA
- a CDS encoding 4Fe-4S dicluster domain-containing protein, which produces MGVPTREIYWNISGHFWLYAVFIIAVAIFAHGVYQQYNLWRLGQAELRTDQIGRRIKTVIKETFSHGRILRDKLPGWSHFVIFWGFVIMLFGTFIVALQADFGLQIFYGNFYLILSLLMDLGGFFALAGIVVFAWRRYVQKPDRLDNRKDDGWALLLIGAILFTGFIVEGLRIAATGDPWVAWQPVGYVVSLLFSGMTVEQMQAWHKFLWWFHMMIAMAFIAYIPYSKLVHIILIPADQFFSPLTPPGTLSPIDFEDEDVEVYGTDRIESFSWKHLFDLEACVRCGRCQDNCPAHLTGKPLSPKRMVQNMRAHLHAKAPHLVAAREALRQQGAQLEVAAGAEAIAAFEENLVRDVVSEEEIWACTTCRACQEQCPAMIEHIHKTIELRRYLTLTESEFPAEMQLAFRNMENNANPWGVGYTERANWAEGLGVTTLEENPEVEYLYWPGCAGAFDDRNQRVSKAIVQILQAAGVSFGILGIEEKCCGDSARRLGNEYLFKMLAEENIETMKNYGVKKIITQCPHCYQTFKVDYAQLGAEFEVIHHTQFISELIASGKIKLSGDFGKTVVYHDSCYLGRYNDIYGEPRQIVSALPGARLVEMPRHHDKSFCCGAGGGRMWLEERLGTKINEARTDQALSTGAQVVGTACPFCLIMLVDGLKAKDEEGKVEAMDLAELVAKHLA
- a CDS encoding citrate/2-methylcitrate synthase, which gives rise to MLEKLSQLAEKCVPINPELYDKYQVKRGLRDESGRGVLAGLTEIAEVHAYIIDENEVVPIPGELYYRGISINDLTKGFLDDGRPGFEETTYLLLFGDLPSKSELQEFTELLAGYRSLPRSFVRDIIMKAPSRDLMNAMARSVLALYSYDEKADDISIPNVLRQCLHLIACFPLLAVYGYQAYHHYYGDSSLIIHSPKPELSTAENILHMLRPDNQFTKLEATLLDLALVLHADHGGGNNSSFTTHVITSTHTDTYSVMAAALGALKGPRHGGANIKVIQMFDDLKQNIKNWDDEGEIADYLNKILSKEAFDRTGLIYGIGHAVYSISDPRAVILKGMCEQLARDKGLEDEFKLYETVERLAPEVIGKVRKIYKGVSANVDFYSGFVYKMLGIPTELFTPIFAVARISGWSAHRLEELVNGGRIIRPAYKCVAPRRTYTPMKDR